A section of the Phacochoerus africanus isolate WHEZ1 chromosome 4, ROS_Pafr_v1, whole genome shotgun sequence genome encodes:
- the LOC125124452 gene encoding olfactory receptor-like protein OLF2, with product MEAENCTRFTEFTFLGLSGRQDVQQGLFVLFLLVYGITVVANLGMSLLIQMDPRLHTPMYYFLSNLSFCDVCYSSSVSPKMLADFLSQQKRIPYNLCAVQMYLFGTFADVECLMLAVMAYDRYVAICNPLLYTVAMSRRVCTQLVATAYIVGLVDSAIHTCCTFRLSFCNSNIIEHFFCDIPPLLALSCSDTSINEILMFTFIGCVVGCSIITVLLSYSYILTTILRMNSAEGRRKAFSTCASHLTAVAVFHGTLLFMYFRPSSSYSMDTDKIASVFYTVVIPMLNPLIYSLRNKDVKDAMKKVIGTNLCFHPKVFTGRF from the coding sequence ATGGAGGCTGAGAACTGCACCAGGTTCACTGAGTTCACGTTCCTGGGACTTTCAGGCAGGCAGGACGTGCAGCAGGGGCTCTTTGTGCTCTTCCTGCTGGTTTATGGCATAACCGTGGTGGCCAATCTAGGGATGAGCCTGCTGATCCAGATGGACCCCAgactccacacacccatgtactatTTCCTGAGCAATCTGTCCTTCTGTGATGTCTGCTactcctcctctgtctctcccaAGATGCTGGCTGATTTCCTATCTCAGCAAAAGAGGATTCCGTACAATTTATGCGCTGTCCAGATGTACCTTTTCGGGACCTTTGCAGATGTGGAATGTCTCATGTTGGCTGTCATGGCTTATGACCGTTATGTAGCCATTTGCAATCCACTCCTTTATACAGTGGCCATGTCCAGGAGAGTCTGTACCCAGCTTGTGGCTACTGCCTACATTGTAGGCTTGGTGGATTCAGCAATCCACACCTGTTGTACATTTCGATTATCCTTCTGCAATTCCAATATCATCGAGCACTTTTTCTGTGACATTCCACCCTTGCTAGCCCTCTCCTGTTCAGATACATCTATAAATGAGATTTTGATGTTCACTTTTATTGGCTGTGTTGTGGGCTGTAGCATCATCACTGTCCTCCTCTCCTACAGCTACATCCTAACCACCATCCTTAGAATGAACTCAGCCGAGGGGAGACGCAAAGCCTTCTCCACATGTGCCTCCCACTTAACCGCTGTGGCTGTGTTTCATGGCACACTCCTGTTCATGTATTTCAGACCCAGCTCCAGTTACTCCATGGACACGGACAAAATAGCCTCTGTCTTCTACACAGTGGTCATTCCCATGTTAAACCCACTGATCTACAGCTTAAGGAATAAAGATGTGAAAGATGCCATGAAAAAAGTAATTGGCACTAATTTGTGTTTTCACCCCAAAGTATTTACTGGAAGATTCTGA
- the LOC125124453 gene encoding olfactory receptor 5W2-like: MDGENCSVLNEFLLLGISNLPVIKVTLFTMFLVVYLIILVANLGMITLIRMDPRLHTPMYFFLSHLAFCDLCYSTAIGPKMLVDLLAKNKAIPFYGCALQFLVFCTFADAECLLLAVMAYDRYKAISHPLLYTVSMSSRLCSLLVAGVYVVGVADALIHTTLAFRLCFCGSNEINHFFCDVPPLLLLSCSDTQVNELVIFTIFGFIELSTILGVLVSYGYIALSVLKIHSAEGKFKAFSTCTSHLTAVVIFQGTLLFMYFRPSSSYSLDQDKMSSLFYTLLIPMLNPLIYSLRNKDVKEALKKLKNKKWFF; the protein is encoded by the coding sequence ATGGATGGGGAAAATTGCTCTGTCTTGAATGAATTCCTTCTCTTGGGAATTAGCAATCTCCCTGTAATCAAAGTGACTCTATTTACCATGTTTCTAGTTGTTTATCTCATTATTCTTGTTGCAAACCTTGGAATGATCACTTTAATTCGAATGGACCCCCGGCTGCACAcgcccatgtactttttcctcagccACCTCGCCTTCTGTGACCTCTGCTATTCCACAGCAATTGGGCCCAAGATGCTGGTGGACCTACTGGCCAAGAACAAGGCAATCCCCTTCTATGGCTGTGCTCTGCAATTCTTGGTCTTCTGCACCTTTGCAGATGCTGAGTGTCTACTGCTGGCAGTGATGGCCTATGATCGGTACAAGGCCATCAGCCACCCCTTGCTCTACACGGTCAGCATGTCCAGCAGGCTGTGCTCCCTGCTCGTGGCTGGGGTTTACGTGGTGGGAGTGGCAGACGCTTTGATACATACGACACTAGCATTCCGCTTATGCTTCTGTGGGTCTAATGAGATTAACCATTTCTTCTGTGATGTTCCTCCCCTCCTTTTGCTGTCTTGTTCAGATACACAGGTCAATGAGTTAGTGATATTCACCATTTTTGGCTTCATTGAATTGAGTACCATTTTAGGAGTCCTTGTCTCTTATGGTTATATAGCTCTGTCTGTCCTGAAGATCCACTCAGCTGAGGGGAAGTTCAAAGCTTTCTCCACCTGTACTTCCCACCTCACTGCCGTGGTGATTTTCCAGGGGACTCTGCTCTTCATGTATTTCAGGCCAAGCTCTTCGTATTCTCTAGATCAAGACAAGATGAGCTCATTGTTCTACACCCTTTTGATTCCCATGTTAAACCCTCTGATTTACAGCTTAAGGAACAAGGATGTGAAAGAGGCTctgaagaaacttaaaaataaaaagtggttcttttga